In Mytilus edulis chromosome 6, xbMytEdul2.2, whole genome shotgun sequence, the following proteins share a genomic window:
- the LOC139527648 gene encoding uncharacterized protein, producing MDIILTETNKGKRSLVCDSFRYRVDKTLKGEEISWRCTAKGCKARLRTDCTGTVIIQQKNTHNHDTSDRDNERHLLRVRSKRKADDDIAQRPSKIIRTELQNMDEANLKSEDIGSVSKAIYRKRRKSHPALPKSREETHQSLKKINIQSNKFENFVQFNDEQTGIIILTCPTNLECLCSVPEIFMDGTYKYCPKFFKQLYTIHGYNKGNYVPLVFCLLPGKSEEIYVNCFSSIVKLCSDQGHTLQPKAVHVDFEERVMKVMKDFFPSIEIKCCRFHLGQAWWRKIQKVGLSQQYKELDSDISKWLKGIFGIAFLAPDEVADCFVEDFMDVVPNDKPCIEFADYLTDTYITDESLFPPHLWAEVPSSLKRTNNGPESFHAHYNEQFYHSHPSIYIFLDTIIKLQSVTYIKIRSLNIDAPQSRTEKEKEQNLRDLHSKYCQQEITRDFYVRSLGYKFQARTDL from the exons ATGGATATTATTTTGACCGAGACTAATAAGGGAAAAAGAAGCCTTGTTTGTGACAGTTTCCGATATAGAGTGGACAAAACACTAAAAGGAGAAGAAATATCCTGGAGATGTACA GCAAAAGGTTGCAAAGCAAGACTGAGGACGGATTGTACCGGAACCGTTATAATTCAACAGAAAAATACTCATAACCATGATACCAGTGATCGTGACAATGAACGTCACTTGCTGCGGGTACGATCAAAAAGAAAAGCGGATGATGATATTGCTCAACGTCCTTCAAAAATTATCCGTACAGAGTTACAGAACATGGATGAAGCAAATCTAAAGTCTGAAGACATTGGCAGCGTTTCAAAGGCTATATATAGAAAGAGGCGTAAATCTCACCCTGCACTTCCTAAATCTAGAGAGGAAACACACCAATCATTAAAGAAGATTAATATTCagtcaaataaatttgaaaattttgtgcAGTTTAATGATGAACAAACTGGTATAATTATTCTTACGTGTCCAACCAATCTTGAATGTTTATGCAGTGTGCCGGAAATTTTTATGGATGGTACTTACAAATATTGCCCAAAGTTCTTTAAACAGTTATATACTATTCATGGCTATAACAAAGGAAATTATGTCCCTCTTGTATTCTGCTTACTTCCTGGAAAGTCTGAAGAAATTTACGTGAATTGCTTTTCCTCAATTGTCAAGCTATGTTCCGATCAAGGTCACACACTTCAACCGAAAGCAGTACACGTCGATTTTGAAGAACGGGTAATGAAAGTTATGAAGGATTTTTTCCCGTCTATAGAGATCAAATGCTGTAGGTTTCACTTAGGCCAAGCCTGGTGGCGAAAAATCCAGAAAGTTGGACTTAGTCAACAATACAAAGAGCTTGATTCAGACATTAGTAAATGGCTTAAAGGGATTTTTGGGATAGCCTTTTTAGCTCCAGACGAAGTAGCCGACTGTTTCGTAGAAGATTTTATGGACGTTGTACCTAACGACAAGCCTTGTATAGAATTTGCAGATTACCTGACTGATACTTATATAACAGATGAATCGTTATTTCCCCCTCATCTCTGGGCCGAAGTTCCATCCTCGTTAAAACGTACTAACAATGGGCCCGAATCATTTCATGCCCATTATAACGAGCAGTTCTATCACAGTCATCCATCAATTTATATTTTCCTTGACACTATTATCAAATTGCAATCTGTGACTTACATAAAAATTCGGAGTTTGAACATTGATGCACCGCAGAGCCGAACAGAAAAGGAGAAGGAACAGAATCTCCGGGATTTGCATTCGAAATACTGCCAGCAGGAAATTACGAGGGATTTTTATGTCAGAAGCCTGGGATATAAGTTCCAAGCCCGAACAGACTTGTAA